A genomic region of Trifolium pratense cultivar HEN17-A07 linkage group LG3, ARS_RC_1.1, whole genome shotgun sequence contains the following coding sequences:
- the LOC123913391 gene encoding quinone oxidoreductase-like protein 2 homolog, translating to MEALVCRKLGDPTVSVEDDNSPIIVSKNHPIPQLNSPTAVRVRIKATSLNFANYLQILGKYQEKPPLPFIPGSDFSGIVDSVGSKVTNFRIGDPVCSFAALGSYAQYIVVDQNELFRMPQGCDLVAAGALAVAFGTSHVALVHRAQLTSGQVLLVLGAAGGVGLAAVQIGKACGAVVIAVARGAEKVQLLKSLGVDHVVDLGNENVTESVKEFLKVRRLKGVDVLYDPVGGKLNKESLRLLKWGANILIIGFASGEVPVIPANIALVKNWTVHGLYWGSYKIHRPVVLEDSLKELLSWLTKGLISVHISHSYSLSEANLAFSAIRDRKAIGKVMIVFDEKSTRSKL from the exons ATGGAAGCGTTAGTGTGCAGAAAATTGGGTGACCCAACGGTGAGCGTGGAAGATGATAACAGCCCAATAATCGTATCCAAGAATCACCCAATCCCTCAATTGAATTCTCCTACAGCAGTAAGAGTTAGAATCAAAGCTACAAGCTTGAATTTCGCTAATTACTTGCAGATTCTTGGCAAGTATCAAGAGAAACCACCTTTGCCGTTCATTCCTGGATCTGATTTTTCAGGCATCGTTGATTCCGTTGGTTCCAAAGTTACCAATTTTCGTATTGGAGACCCTGTTTGTTCCTTTGCTGCTCTTGGTTCTTATGCTCAGTATATAGTTGTTGATCAGAACGAATT GTTTCGCATGCCGCAAGGTTGCGATTTGGTTGCTGCTGGAGCACTTGCTGTGGCATTTGGCACTTCACATGTTGCACTTGTTCATAGAGCTCAGTTGACATCTGGTCAG GTATTGTTGGTTTTGGGTGCAGCAGGAGGAGTGGGTCTAGCAGCTGTGCAAATTGGAAAAGCATGCGGAGCCGTTGTCATTGCTGTTGCTAG AGGGGCTGAAAAAGTGCAGCTCTTGAAATCACTTGGTGTGGATCATGTGGTGGACTTGGGTAATGAAAATGTCACCGAGAGTGTCAAAGAGTTCCTTAAGGTCAGAAGGCTTAAAGGGGTCGATGTCCTGTATGACCCTGTTGGAGGCAAGCTTAACAAAGAATCTTTGCGGCTTCTGAAATGGGGAGCTAACATTCTAATAATTGGGTTTGCAAGTGGAGAAGTTCCTGTCATCCCTGCTAACATTGCTCTTGTTAAG AATTGGACAGTACATGGCCTGTATTGGGGTAGTTATAAAATACACCGCCCAGTTGTTCTTGAAGACTCTCTGAAGGAGCTACTGTCTTGGTTGACAAAAGGCTTGATTTCCGTTCACATTTCTCATTCTTACAGCCTGTCAGAG
- the LOC123913392 gene encoding E3 ubiquitin-protein ligase RNFT1-like isoform X2 codes for MIPNPRTRTCSRFRANSEEEGSSLRDRVEELSCNEVIGGGGGGGRRGMMFSEEDRRAIDEERVPLVSLADVVGGGDRDSSSNHPRIDFQYIAKLVEQILPFSLLLLIVLIRQHFQGFFVTISLSAVMFKSNELVKKQTALKGDQKIFILLGVSFSFMLYVICIYWWYQNDDVLYPLAMFPPESTPPFWHAIFIILVNDILVRQAAMAFKCLLLVYYKNGRCHNFRQQAQMLTLVEYTLLLYRTFLPAPVWYRFFFNKDFGSLFSSLITGLYLTFKLTSSVEKIQCLISALRALSKKEVHYGVYATTEQVNAAGDLCAICQEKMHAPILLCCNHMFCEECLSEWFEREWTCPLCRTLVKPSDLRTFGDGSTSLFYQLF; via the exons ATGATTCCTAATCCTCGAACTCGAACTTGTTCTCGGTTTCGTGCTAATTCGGAGGAAGAGGGCAGTTCTTTGAGGGATAGGGTTGAGGAATTGAGCTGTAATGAGGTGATTGgtggcggtggtggtggtggtcgtCGTGGTATGATGTTTTCGGAGGAGGATCGTCGTGCTATTGATGAGGAGAGAGTTCCTCTTGTGTCTTTGGCTGATGTTGTCGGTGGTGGTGATAGGGATAGTTCTTCTAACCATCCGAGGATTGATTTTCAGTATATTGCTAAGCTTGTTGAACAGAttcttcctttttctcttttgttgttgattgttttgATCCGACAACATTTCCAAG GTTTCTTTGTGACAATCAGTTTATCAGCTGTGATGTTCAAGTCGAATGAACTTGTTAAGAAACAGACTGCTCTAAAG GGAGATCAGAAAATCTTTATTCTTCTTGGTGTCTCTTTTTCCTTCATGCTGTATGTGATATGCATTTACTGGTGGTATCAAAATGATGATGTTCTATACCCTCTGGCCATGTTTCCGCCAGAATCAACACCACCTTTCTGGCATGCAATATTCATCATTTTGGTTAATG ATATATTGGTACGGCAAGCAGCAATGGCTTTTAAGTGTTTGTTGCTGGTTTACTACAAAAATGGCAGATGCCATAATTTCCGTCAACAG GCTCAAATGTTAACTCTAGTTGAGTACACACTTCTGCTCTATCGTACTTTCTTGCCAGCACCAGTTTGGTACCGATTTTTCTTTAACAAGGACTTTGGAAGTCTCTTCTCATCACTGATCACAGGATTGTATCTAACGTTCAAGCTAACATCTTCAGTTGAGAAG ATCCAGTGCTTAATTTCTGCTTTAAGAGCGTTGTCAAAAAAGGAAGTTCATTATGGGGTTTATGCCACAACGGAACAG GTAAATGCTGCTGGTGATCTGTGCGCTATATGCCAAGAGAAGATGCATGCTCCTATCCTGTTGTGCTGTAATCATATGTTCTGCGAGGAGTGTTTATCCGAATG GTTTGAGAGAGAATGGACTTGCCCGTTATGCAGGACATTGGTAAAACCTTCTGATCTGCGGACCTTCGGAGATGGATCAACAAGTTTGTTTTATCAGTTGTTTTGA
- the LOC123913392 gene encoding E3 ubiquitin-protein ligase RNFT1-like isoform X1, translating into MIPNPRTRTCSRFRANSEEEGSSLRDRVEELSCNEVIGGGGGGGRRGMMFSEEDRRAIDEERVPLVSLADVVGGGDRDSSSNHPRIDFQYIAKLVEQILPFSLLLLIVLIRQHFQGFFVTISLSAVMFKSNELVKKQTALKGDQKIFILLGVSFSFMLYVICIYWWYQNDDVLYPLAMFPPESTPPFWHAIFIILVNDILVRQAAMAFKCLLLVYYKNGRCHNFRQQVRSGFFAFQNNPVVFKYSFLLQLSENVLNCFKAQMLTLVEYTLLLYRTFLPAPVWYRFFFNKDFGSLFSSLITGLYLTFKLTSSVEKIQCLISALRALSKKEVHYGVYATTEQVNAAGDLCAICQEKMHAPILLCCNHMFCEECLSEWFEREWTCPLCRTLVKPSDLRTFGDGSTSLFYQLF; encoded by the exons ATGATTCCTAATCCTCGAACTCGAACTTGTTCTCGGTTTCGTGCTAATTCGGAGGAAGAGGGCAGTTCTTTGAGGGATAGGGTTGAGGAATTGAGCTGTAATGAGGTGATTGgtggcggtggtggtggtggtcgtCGTGGTATGATGTTTTCGGAGGAGGATCGTCGTGCTATTGATGAGGAGAGAGTTCCTCTTGTGTCTTTGGCTGATGTTGTCGGTGGTGGTGATAGGGATAGTTCTTCTAACCATCCGAGGATTGATTTTCAGTATATTGCTAAGCTTGTTGAACAGAttcttcctttttctcttttgttgttgattgttttgATCCGACAACATTTCCAAG GTTTCTTTGTGACAATCAGTTTATCAGCTGTGATGTTCAAGTCGAATGAACTTGTTAAGAAACAGACTGCTCTAAAG GGAGATCAGAAAATCTTTATTCTTCTTGGTGTCTCTTTTTCCTTCATGCTGTATGTGATATGCATTTACTGGTGGTATCAAAATGATGATGTTCTATACCCTCTGGCCATGTTTCCGCCAGAATCAACACCACCTTTCTGGCATGCAATATTCATCATTTTGGTTAATG ATATATTGGTACGGCAAGCAGCAATGGCTTTTAAGTGTTTGTTGCTGGTTTACTACAAAAATGGCAGATGCCATAATTTCCGTCAACAGGTTAGGAGTGGTTTCTTTGCTTTTCAAAATAATCCTGTAGTTTTCAAGTATAGTTTCCTGCTGCAGCTATCTGAAAATGTGTTAAATTGTTTCAAGGCTCAAATGTTAACTCTAGTTGAGTACACACTTCTGCTCTATCGTACTTTCTTGCCAGCACCAGTTTGGTACCGATTTTTCTTTAACAAGGACTTTGGAAGTCTCTTCTCATCACTGATCACAGGATTGTATCTAACGTTCAAGCTAACATCTTCAGTTGAGAAG ATCCAGTGCTTAATTTCTGCTTTAAGAGCGTTGTCAAAAAAGGAAGTTCATTATGGGGTTTATGCCACAACGGAACAG GTAAATGCTGCTGGTGATCTGTGCGCTATATGCCAAGAGAAGATGCATGCTCCTATCCTGTTGTGCTGTAATCATATGTTCTGCGAGGAGTGTTTATCCGAATG GTTTGAGAGAGAATGGACTTGCCCGTTATGCAGGACATTGGTAAAACCTTCTGATCTGCGGACCTTCGGAGATGGATCAACAAGTTTGTTTTATCAGTTGTTTTGA